One window of the Spartobacteria bacterium genome contains the following:
- a CDS encoding IS256 family transposase, translated as MTQMNITLDTDFFIDLFKLDKNEAFARLMETILNQFLQAESTEALRVNRYERTSERTDSRNGIRARSINTRIGKLRLLVPRHRNHVFHSTLLENYQRSELALYTTMMEMVIQGVSTRKIKKITEEMCGTSFSKSTISNLCKNLDEAVQAFKNRLLDKPYPFVMADAMYIKVREDSAVRSKALLVALGIDTDGRKEILGFEVCEGESEHHWEGFFTSLKQRGLTGVDLITSDQHAGLVAAIRKVFQGSAWQRCQVHFARNIVNDAPKSCQKELKVLLREMFNQETVEKAREKRKEILEMYQKKAAKSMATLDEGFEDAMNVMCLPPKYRKILRTSNLLERENQELRRREKTIRIFPNVASAVRLLGAVLQDHHDSWSMKSRVFNTEEYLQHREDYVRTLRIA; from the coding sequence ATGACTCAAATGAATATTACGCTAGACACAGATTTTTTCATAGACCTTTTTAAGCTTGACAAAAATGAGGCATTCGCCAGGCTCATGGAGACAATCCTGAACCAGTTTCTGCAAGCCGAATCCACAGAAGCTCTGCGGGTCAATCGTTATGAGCGCACGAGCGAACGCACCGATTCCCGCAACGGAATCCGCGCACGCAGCATCAACACCCGAATCGGAAAATTGCGTTTGCTCGTACCTCGTCACAGGAATCACGTATTCCACAGCACTTTGCTCGAAAACTACCAGCGCAGTGAGCTGGCCCTTTACACAACCATGATGGAAATGGTAATCCAGGGTGTCTCCACTCGCAAGATTAAGAAGATAACCGAAGAAATGTGCGGGACATCGTTCTCCAAATCCACAATATCCAATTTGTGCAAGAACCTGGATGAAGCCGTACAGGCCTTCAAAAACCGTCTTTTAGACAAACCGTATCCTTTCGTGATGGCGGATGCGATGTACATTAAGGTCCGTGAAGACTCGGCTGTACGTTCCAAGGCACTTTTAGTGGCTTTAGGCATTGATACAGACGGCCGTAAGGAGATTCTGGGCTTTGAAGTCTGTGAAGGCGAAAGTGAACATCACTGGGAAGGGTTCTTTACAAGCCTGAAACAGCGCGGTCTGACGGGGGTGGATCTGATCACTTCGGATCAGCATGCGGGACTGGTCGCTGCCATCCGGAAGGTGTTTCAGGGTTCGGCCTGGCAACGATGCCAAGTTCACTTCGCGCGCAACATTGTCAACGATGCCCCGAAAAGCTGCCAAAAAGAGCTGAAAGTTCTGTTACGCGAAATGTTCAATCAGGAGACAGTGGAAAAGGCACGAGAAAAGAGGAAGGAGATTCTGGAAATGTATCAAAAGAAGGCAGCCAAATCGATGGCTACACTGGATGAGGGTTTTGAAGATGCGATGAATGTGATGTGTTTACCGCCGAAATATCGCAAGATTTTGCGCACCAGCAACCTGCTCGAACGAGAAAATCAGGAGCTGCGCCGGAGAGAAAAGACGATTCGGATATTTCCCAATGTCGCATCCGCTGTTCGCTTGCTAGGAGCGGTCCTGCAAGACCATCACGACAGTTGGTCGATGAAATCCCGGGTTTTTAATACCGAAGAATATCTGCAGCACCGAGAAGATTATGTCAGAACATTACGCATAGCTTGA